The sequence below is a genomic window from Patescibacteria group bacterium.
TGTTTATCCTATGAAGTTGGCACTTACCAAGAATTAATTAAGGAATTGCCCAAGGTTGGGGATAAAATTGAGACTAATCAAGGCGAAGGTCGGGTAGTTGAGTTGGATGTTATTAATCAAAAGGTCAAAGTTGAATTAGCTTCTGGAAAATTAATTAGACTTCCCATTAAAAAATAGGCGGGTAGATGATTGAGTTGATTTTAATAATTAGCTTGGCAATTATTTTTGTCATTCTATTGAGAAAATTGCCTGAAGTAAACATCGATGAGATGTCTGACTCGTCATTCCCGGTAGCAGTTAAAAAAAACCAAGCCATAATGTCTCATGGTCACATTAAACAGCCAGCGCCACAAGATGAAAATGAAAAATTATGGCAAGTGGCAAATTTGGAACTTGAAAATAAAAATTTTTCAAAAGCGGAGAAGCTTTTTATAAAATTTGCCACCTTACAACCCGATAATCCGGAAATTTATGGCAAATTAGGATTGATTTATTTAGAACAAAAAAATTATCTTGATGCGAGGGAGTCTTATGTTGAAGCGATTAAATTTGAGCCAAAAAATGCACTTTGGTTACATAATTTGGGTTTAGCACTCTTTAATTTAAAACGATTTTCGGAAAGCATTGATTATTATAAAAAATCAGTTGCAATTGAGCCTAATAAAGCCTCGCGATTTTTTAATTTAGGTTTAGCATATGAAGCCTGTGGTGATCATAAAAATGCCCTCCAAGCATATGAGCGAGCCGCGAAACTTGAGCCTGATAATGTTGAATTTCAAGGTTTAATTGAGCGCATCAGATTAGAAATTAATAAAACCCATTAAATTTTACTAATTGACTTTGGTGGAATTTCAAGTTATAATAAATTTAAAGTTCATAACTTGGCGATTTTATGATTTGGATTATAAATTAGCTTTATAAACGTACCGATGTAGCTCAGCCCCAAAGGGGCCCCTTCGGGGCGGCAGAGCAACTTCAACCAAAGGCTGATCGGCCAATGGCCGAGTTTTGCCTGCCCGCCATGGTCCGAGCCGAAGTAACTCAGTGGTAGAGTAGCTGTTTTGTAAACAGCAAGTCGTGGGTTCAAATCCCACCTTCGGCTGAGGCGATGGTTTTGGGCAGAAGAGATTTTACCTTTGCTTGAGCCGTTA
It includes:
- a CDS encoding tetratricopeptide repeat protein, which gives rise to MIELILIISLAIIFVILLRKLPEVNIDEMSDSSFPVAVKKNQAIMSHGHIKQPAPQDENEKLWQVANLELENKNFSKAEKLFIKFATLQPDNPEIYGKLGLIYLEQKNYLDARESYVEAIKFEPKNALWLHNLGLALFNLKRFSESIDYYKKSVAIEPNKASRFFNLGLAYEACGDHKNALQAYERAAKLEPDNVEFQGLIERIRLEINKTH